One Corvus moneduloides isolate bCorMon1 chromosome Z, bCorMon1.pri, whole genome shotgun sequence genomic window carries:
- the DIRAS2 gene encoding GTP-binding protein Di-Ras2: MPEQSNDYRVVVFGAGGVGKSSLVLRFVKGTFRESYIPTIEDTYRQVISCDKSICTLQITDTTGSHQFPAMQRLSISKGHAFILVYSITSRQSLEELKPIYEQICQIKGDIESIPIMLVGNKNDENQNREVESSDGEAMAKKWKCAFMETSAKTNHNVKELFQELLNLEKRRTVSLQIDGKKSKQQKRKEKLKGKCVVM, encoded by the coding sequence ATGCCTGAGCAAAGCAATGATTATAGGGTAGTTGTGTTTGGAGCTGGAGGAGTGGGCAAAAGTTCTTTGGTCTTGAGATTTGTGAAGGGCACTTTCAGAGAGAGCTACATCCCTACCATTGAAGACACCTATCGGCAGGTGATCAGCTGTGATAAGAGCATATGCACTTTGCAGATAACTGACACTACAGGGAGCCATCAATTCCCAGCCATGCAACGTCTCTCTATTTCTAAAGgacatgcttttattttggtttactCTATCACCAGCCGACAGTCCTTGGAGGAGCTCAAGCCAATCTACGAACAAATATGTCAGATTAAAGGAGACATAGAAAGCATTCCAATAATGTTGGTGGGGAACAAAAATGATGAGAACCAAAATCGAGAGGTAGAAAGTAGTGACGGAGAAGCCATGGCTAAGAAGTGGAAATGTGCCTTCATGGAGACCTCTGCCAAGACGAACCACAATGTGAAAGAGTTATTCCAAGAATTGCTAAACTTGGAGAAACGCAGGACTGTGAGTTTGCAAATTGATGGcaaaaaaagcaagcaacagaaaaggaaggagaagctgAAAGGCAAATGTGTGGTGATGTGA